GATATAACacaggccctcctcctcctcctcctctcctctcctctcctcctctcctctcctctcctctcctctcctctcctcctctcctcctcctcctcctcctcctcctctcctctcctcctcctcctctcctctcctctcctcctcctcctcctcttctcctcacctgTATGGCATAACTGAGGCCAAAGATCTTAGAGTCAATCCACGCCTTCCTGTCGGCAATGGTCCACTGGGGGTTGTCGGGGCATGGTCGGTATGTCACCTTCTCTATACATGTCATAACCTGTTGAAGGATGTGGATATGGGATGGtaatatgtttctttttctttttttcttttttaggggggagggggagggcattTAATTTGACTTTTCcagcattattttttattatttcttgtattttttgttttgttgcgtTATTtatcgtatatgtatttttttactatttttgtaatgtattttgtattttttctagttttttttaatattttgggaTTTATTgatgttatgtatgtatatattaagTACTATACTGTATTATCTATCATATTTGTATTTTCAAACTATATATTTACTGTTTACTATTTTTTCAACAGTAACAAAGGCAGCtcatggacaaaaaaataaaaaataaagatagataaaataaataagaagccTAATactgcaaatatatatatacacacacacacacacacacacacacacacacacacacacccatccacacccacctTGGTCAGCCCCACATTCCTGGTATAGGTGCACATCTCCCTCTTGTGCGGATCCACCACCGACTCCTCGATCACATTCACATTTCTGGCGCTGATGATCCGCTCACCCCATTTGGGCATGCGGTTGGTCTTGGTGAGGAGCCGCTTACTGTGCAGCTGTCCGTCCACCACCTTGCGCACCACCGTGTCCTCCGATAGAACATGGGAGCTGCGGGATGTGACGGGAGGTGAGtgtggggtggtggaggaggaggaggagtacaaaggtgaaggaggaaaaagtggaaaaaaatgatgaGATGTGAATATGAGGAATTGGAaatgataatggaggaggaagaggaagaggaggaaagttggaaagtttggtttagttggcgcaacatctgtggtcatatgccggagagagacagaaggggaaggaattataggagaagggaacagttggaaagtttggtttagtgggcgcaacatctgtggtcatatgccggagagagacagaaggggaaggaattataggagaagggaacagttggaaagtttggtttagtcagcgcaacatctgtggtcatatgcggagagagacagaagggaaggaattataggagaaggaacagttggaaagtttggtttagtcagcgcaacatctgtggtcatatgcggagagagacagaagggaaggaattataggagaaggaacagttggaaagtttggtttagtgggcaacatctgtggtcatatgcggagagagacagaagggaaggaattataggagaaggaacagttggaaagtttggtttagtcatgcaacatctgtggtcatatgccggagagagacagaagggaaggaattataggagaaggaacagttggaaagtttggtttagtcggcgcaacatctgtggtcatatgccgagagagacagaagggaaggaattataggagaaggaacagttggaaagtttggtttagtcggcaacatctgtggtcatatgcggagagagacagaaggggaaggaattataggagaagggaacagttggaaagtttggtttagttggcgcaacatctgtggtcatatgccggagagagagagaaggggaaggaattataggagaagggaacagttggaaagtttggtttagtcggcgcaacatctgtggtcatatgccggagagagacagaaggggaaggaattataggagaagggaacagttggaaagtttggtttagtgggcgcaacatctgtggtcatatgccggagagagacagaaggggaaggaattataggagaagggaacagaccccaggagacaggacacaacccccaattaatacctggtacccattcactgctgggtggacaggggcgttgggtattggaaaagccgcccaaaattttccactccgcccgggaatcgaacccgggctctctcggttgtaagctgagtgtgctaaccactgcaccacgaagcccccaggaagaggaggaggaatggaaggtaaggtagaaagaaagatagaggttAGCTaggaaaaaaattatgtacaagaAAGATGCAAGACAAGTAGAAAATCAATGGAAATATTACTGATAGAAGAAGGTCATGTGCgtcgaaaacaaaacaaacttcaCAGCttaaaggaaaaaatagtaaagatGACTAAGACAGGATGTGATGAACTTAACTCAAATCCTGGAAAACAAcaaacagccacacacacacacacacacacctctcaggGTTGGGGTAGCGCTGCCAGATGCCCTGTGCCACCTGCTCCCACGGGTATTTGAAGATGCTGGTGTTCTCGGTGTACCTCATGGCTGCGGACCGGCCCTGGTGTGGCTCTGGCGACGGGAAGGAAATGATGCAAAGGTTATGACTATGCTGGTACTTATGTCCTGCCCTGTGGACTTACTATAAATGAGGCTTATTATAATTTTTCCTGTTATCTTATTTGTGTGGTTAACATTCCTGCATAGATGACAGAATGATTATAATGCTATCTGTTATCTAAATTATCTGCATGTTATctgttatttgagagagagagagagagagagagagagagagagagagagagagagagagagagagagagagagagagagagagagagagagagagagagagagagagagagagagagagagagagagagatgcaaataaACAAACCAATATCAAACACAATAAACCAgatatcaaagagagagagagagagagagagagagagagagagagagagagagagagagagagagagagagagagagagagagagagagagatattcacaTACCCCAATAAAactatctccataataaaaaGCATCAAATTTTACCCGGAAATAAACATTGTCTCTAAActagtaggctaccctctcttCAACAGCCCCTCCATGGTAGCCACTATAAAATAAAATCTGACCGCTCCACTATTGAGCTGGGGCCTCCACCTATGGGCAGCACTCATTAATTAACCTCTTCGTGAGTTAAGTAACCTCCCATATCGCCTGTCCCTTCATAATCACCATCTTTATTAGTCATTATATTTAAAATCCTCAAATTatccttcttcctactctttgtCCAACACCTTCAATGCATGACTAATTAACCTGTTCATGGTCTGTCCTCTCTTAATTACTGCATTAATTATATTCAAACCAACTAAATTGCTCAAACTATACTAattacacttcttcctttcatacctCCATAATTACCTGGACCACTAATTAACCTTCTTACTTCACCTGTCATCATAATTAAGAATATTCAAACAAACCAAATTACACAAACTATTCTAATTAcacttactttccttcattccacacCTCTATAATTACCTGGACCACTAATTAACCTTCTTACTTCACCTGTCACCATAATTAAGAATATTCAAACAAACTAAATTACACAAACTATTCTAATTAcacttactttccttcattccacacCTCTATAATTACCTGGACCACTAATTAACCTCTTCCTGTACTAATTAACCTACCTGACTCACCTTTTCTATCCAAACTATCACTTATATTCTATTTAAACTTAATTAATTACTAAAACTATTAATTCACTCGCCCTTCGTTCCACACCTCCATAATTAccagggcccata
This window of the Eriocheir sinensis breed Jianghai 21 chromosome 50, ASM2467909v1, whole genome shotgun sequence genome carries:
- the LOC126982171 gene encoding PRELI domain-containing protein 1, mitochondrial-like; protein product: MRYTENTSIFKYPWEQVAQGIWQRYPNPESSHVLSEDTVVRKVVDGQLHSKRLLTKTNRMPKWGERIISARNVNVIEESVVDPHKREMCTYTRNVGLTKVMTCIEKVTYRPCPDNPQWTIADRKAWIDSKIFGLSYAIQTFGAERYKKNIQKTNVGFMYALNRLFPTAGASPDTSQSHHPSLEERKQRLKEAARETAKRAKELAQEKAGPIYAACEGVKS